From the genome of Ciona intestinalis unplaced genomic scaffold, KH HT001123.1, whole genome shotgun sequence, one region includes:
- the erk3/4 gene encoding mitogen-activated protein kinase (The RefSeq protein has 1 substitution compared to this genomic sequence), with translation MQDDAAVIDGQSDEEHKLKANESQACDTRLITVDMSDISSRYRDVYPLGCGSRALIFSAIDQQCRRRVAVKKIFVKQCTPSHKLKQLIREIRILRKMDHDNIVRMYHALASSSSRDNSSPVNMASNLSLKNQVSFDSVYIGMELMDTDLRNVINHNQLSSNYIKLFTYQLLRGLKYLHSANVIHRDLTPSNVFINTDTLMLKIGDFGISRILDSEYEHSGYLSMTTTSTWYQSPEILLHPRHYNQAADMWAAGCIFAEMLIGKPLFNGSNAMEQINLILKSVAVTRENWLSVTTAVCQDENCCLNKDAYNVRENGGIPRRPLRDLLPTSNHMAVNLLNQMLTFAQTDRVTAIDALMHPYLACYSNPFDEPVCGMPFSLEDELDEMDVTNIKQIIWNETSNLFSVPSNESNIVETSTEDCGLRQSLKGSVCTNDSYKNLLALVQSSTHSNGSNTNRGITISESEARTIACDFDYGVQINDGSINRERMSIDFRPITSSAGCFDPYKWDSRCDSNTQQKQLTSAKEEPAKLGAHDGHHQEVVSDHGYHSSYCSSNLSHGKVHAHALWSLSSPDVSIDHERTSGQRASTPDVGEASSPSAFEEDHNSDYSRHSPTLSSEERDSDVTTSSRRRHKDDVPRHHQSYGHHYHHHHHHHHGHHHHHKHHRHSSRHGSLSSASGGNTSHQRTSSNEAEPSSARCHQRRCLVNDTVPEVLEEPGSDVSSNDRILPKDAPERKSSSSDSDSKTGRKKTCKMFPKFCKSRVKTTTGTTGGSAPADSGFHEPFNISTPAVELKQRPNTAREGKTIRDGPSYTTPRLRTCSEGNRRNNPALILPKWKQLLETTTDKSPFLHCQSLSDFNRIHPYSGGNDVSSSDVTSSDVSLSPPGKCSKSATPSFPRKRVECPF, from the exons atcTTTGTAAAGCAATGTACTCCAAGTCacaaactaaaacaacttATACGGGAAATTAGAATTCTACGCAAAATGGACCATGACAATATTGTCCGAATGTATCATGCACTTGCATCATCAAGTTCAAGAGATAATAGCTCT CCAGTAAACATGGCGTCAAATCTATCTTTAAAGAACCAAGTTTCTTTTGATTCTGTTTATATTGGGATGGAATTAATGGACACCGACCTTAGGAATGTAATCAACCACAATCAGCTTTCATCAAACTACATTAAGTTATTTACATACCAGTTGCTAAGGGGACTTAag TACCTACACAGCGCAAACGTTATTCACCGTGATCTTACACcttcaaatgtttttataaacactgATACTCTCATGCTGAAGATCGGTGACTTTGGAATTTCCCGAATCTTAGACTCAGAGTACGAACATtct GGTTATTTATCGATGACAACCACTAGTACTTGGTATCAATCACCAGAGATCCTCCTTCATCCTCGTCATTACAATCAAGCAGCAGACATGTGGGCCGCTGGATGTATATTTGCTGAAATGCTTATTG GCAAACCACTATTCAACGGCAGCAACGCTATGGAGCAGATTAACCTTATATTGAAATCAGTCGCCGTAACACGGGAGAACTGGTTAAGTGTTACGACAGCTGTTTGTCAAGATGAGAACTGTTGCTTGAATAAAGACGCTTACAACGTACGTGAAAACGGCGGAATACCCCGCCGACCCTTAAGGGACTTGTTGCCAACCTCTAACCACATGG CTGTGAACCTTTTGAACCAAATGTTGACCTTCGCACAAACGGATAGAGTGACAGCGATTGATGCTTTAATGCATCCCTACCTTGCGTGTTACAGCAACCCGTTTGACGAACCAGTGTGTGGAATGCCGTTTTCACTTGAGGACGAACTCGATGAGATGGATGTTACCAATATAAAG caAATAATTTGGAACGAAACTTCAAATTTGTTCAGCGTTCCCAGCAACGAAAGCAACATCGTAGAGACAAGTACAGAAGATTGTGGATTG CGGCAATCGTTAAAGGGGTCGGTGTGTACCAACGACAGCTACAAGAATCTTCTTGCACTAGTTCAGTCCAGCACTCATAGTAACGGGAGCAACACAAACAGGGGAATTACAATCTCAGAGTCGGAAGCAAGAACTATTGCTTGTGACTTTGACTACGGAGTGCAG ATAAACGATGGTTCCATCAACCGTGAGCGAATGTCGATAGATTTTCGTCCAATTACTTCCAGCGCCGGTTGTTTTGATCCCTATAAGTGGGATTCACGTTGCGACAGCAAcacacaacaaaaacaactgacATCTGCTAAAGAAGAACCGGCTAAACTGGGTGCACACGATGG gCACCACCAAGAAGTTGTATCCGACCATGGTTACCACTCAAGTTATTGCTCGTCCAATCTTAGCCATGGTAAGGTTCATGCACACGCACTGTGGAGTCTTTCATCGCCAGATGTTTCAATCGATCACGAACGAACGTCCGGACAGAGAGCAAGTACTCCTGATGTAGGGGAAGCGTCATCACCCTCCGCATTTGAAGAAG ATCACAACTCGGATTATTCTCGTCATTCCCCAACGCTCAGTTCAGAGGAAAGAGACAGTGACGTCACTACATCAAGTCGACGACGTCATAAAGATGACGTGCCACGTCATCACCAGAGTTACGGCCATCATTACCACCATCATCATCACCATCATCATGGCCACCATCATCACCATAAACATCATAG GCACAGCAGTCGACATGGAAGTTTATCATCAGCGAGTGGTGGCAATACATCCCATCAACGCACCAGCAGCAACGAAGCTGAACCATCTTCCGCAAGATGTCACCAAAGACGCTGCTTGGTGAACGACACTGTACCCGAAGTGTTAGAGGAACCAGGATCAGATGTTTCCTCCAACGATCGAATTCTTCCAAAAGATGCACCAGAAAGGAAGAGCAGTAGTAGCGATAGCGACTCGAAAACTGGACGGAAAAAAACTTGCAAGATGTTTCCAAAGTTTTGCAAATCCCGAGTAAAAACGACCACCGGAACGACGGGAGGTTCTGCCCCTGCAGACAGCGGTTTTCACGAACCTTTCAACATTTCAACACCCGctgttgaattaaaacaacgacCTAACACAGCTCGGGAGGGAAAGACTATCAGGGACGGCCCATCTTACACAACTCCGCGATTGCGAACATGCTCCGAAGGAAATAGAAGAAATAATCCGGCGTTGATTTTGCCGAAGTGGAAGCAACTGTTGGAAACAACGACCGATAAATCACCTTTTCTCCACTGCCAATCCCTATCTGACTTTAATCGCATTCACGCCTACTCCGGTGGCAATGACGTCAGCAGTAGTGACGTCACGAGCAGTGACGTATCACTCTCTCCTCCTGGGAAATGCTCCAAGTCGGCAACCCCCAGTTTTCCTAGAAAACGCGTCGAATGTCCTTTTTAA